The Atribacterota bacterium genome includes the window GAACTAAGAGTTTTAGAAATCTGTTCATCTATCATCTCCCAGACATTCCGAACTGGACAATTGGAAGTTCTCTTACAGACAGATGGATTGTTTACACATTCCACCAGGTTTACACTTCCCTCCAGGGCTTGTACTATTTCTTTTATAGTTATCAGGGAGGGGTTTTTTGCCAGTCTGTACCCACCATTGGCACCGCGGGAAGATATGATTAATCCTCTTGACTTCAATGGTATCACAAGTTGACCCAGATACTTCTCAGAAATACCTTCCTTTTTGGCAATATCTTTTAAACTGGTATTCCCTTTATTATAATTAAAAGCTAATTCAAGCATTAGCCTGGTTCCATATCTTGACCTGGTTGACAGTCTCATTTTATAATCCTCATATACTATTATTACTATTCTTTTAGTAGTAATTATACTAAAATAAAAAAGAGATTTTGTCAAGCCATTTCTCTCAACTGTATTTCAGTTAAAATATTTAACCGTAAATCCGTTTATTATTGTTCTTATTTTTATATAATATTCACTTTCTTATCCGGGTAATGTTACACTTTTAGTGTGCACTTCTATCATTTACTCAGCCAATAGAGAAGAAATATCATTTATAAACCTAATCGTTCTCTCTTCGATTTGCATTTTAAGCTCTTCTGGATGATTAAAATCAGGCTGTTCCATCAATATTGATTCGATGATTGAATCTACTCCTGGAAGTACCTGAGAAAGCTTATAGTTCCCTATCTTTTTATGTTTCAACTTTTCAATATATTCAGACTGAACTTTTCGGTTACTTCCACCTAACCAGGCTTCAAATCTTTCCTGTTCATGTAAAAATACAATTGCAATTTTCAGCTTTTTATTCTTTAAATCAGAAGGCGTGAATGCAAAGTAAGTCATATCCATATAACCAAAATACAGGGAGCTTACTATAAAATCCGGATAATTTTTCTCCAGGTCATTTTTCAGACCAGACATAAATATCATAATTCCCCTGTAAGCTTTTTGAATAATCCCTTTGCTTAATTGGGTCTTATATTCCTTAATATATTCATTTAATGATTCCATAAACTAACTCTCGTTCCAGCGGTATTTTTTATTGCTAAGGAATACATCAAGGTTGCAATTTAAACATAGCCCATTGTGACAGCATATCAGTTCACCACAGTGTGGACATTCCCACTTTTCTTCTTCCTTTTGCAGGAAATTATCCAGACTGTGGTCTCTTATAAATATGAGGTTCTCAA containing:
- a CDS encoding RrF2 family transcriptional regulator, translated to MRLSTRSRYGTRLMLELAFNYNKGNTSLKDIAKKEGISEKYLGQLVIPLKSRGLIISSRGANGGYRLAKNPSLITIKEIVQALEGSVNLVECVNNPSVCKRTSNCPVRNVWEMIDEQISKTLSSISLEDLVSSRLNKAKIKEYV